A stretch of DNA from Terriglobales bacterium:
CGATGGTGGGTGGAACAGCCCGCAAGTGTTCCACCCTTCTGATTCAAAGCAAAGCGAGCTACTTGGTCATGCGGCAAAGGCAACACCAAAACCAACCCCCTCCTAATAAGGGAAAGGCCGGGGCAAACAACGTTCATCGCCCACGCCAGCGGACTCGTGTTGCCTATTTCGTCCTTGACAGAGCCGTCGTGGTTATAGAAGGGATGACAGTGCTTAGAGGATTCCTTCTCGAATAAACGGGCAAGATGCGAGAAGCGGCACAACTGAGCTATCATCCGCACAGGCGAAGATTATGGGCAAAACTAAGCTGGATGCAGCATTCGAGGTTGGGTGCCCTTGTTGTGGCGCTCTACTCAAGGTGGATCCGGAAGCCAGAGCTGTAATTGCGCACACGCCGCCCGCGCGTCCGAAGACCTTCAACGACTTCGAGGAAGCGGCCCGCGCGATGCGCGAGCAGGAAGGTCGCAAGGAATCGCTGTTCCGTCAGGCCGTGGACGCCGAGAAGAACAAGGCCAGTCTCCTGGAACGCAAATTCCAGGAAGCCGTAAAGCGCGCCAAAGACACTCCAGATACGGGCAAGCCGCTGCGGGATTTTGATTTGGATTGAAGAAAGCGGCAATAGGCAATAAGCAATAGGCTAGAGCGAAAAAGCAGCGGCGCTGGCGCCATGAAGGGAACAACTTGAAGAACTATCTACGTCAAGCGCTGAAAGGCGGAAGCGCCGCGTCGCGCCAATTGCCTATCGCCAATTGCCTATTGCCGCCCTCATGATCGCTCGCCTCCGCGGACGTATTCTCGAAAAACATCCTTCTCATTTGATCCTTGAAGCCGCTGGGGTTGGCTACGAGATCACAATCAGTGTCGCAAGTTTTTCCGGATTGCCGGCCGAAGGCGCGGAGGTTTCGCTCTATATCCATACTCACGTTCGCGAGGACACGCTCGCTTTGTACGGATTCCTGCTTCGCGAAGAGAAGCAGTTATTCGAGCGCCTCATCGGCGTCAGCGGGATTGGGCCCAAGCTCGCCATCACGGTACTCAGCGGAATCGCAGCCGATGCATTAGTAACTGCGTTGCGAGGAAACGATCTCACGGCGCTCACCCGCATTCCCGGGGTGGGAAAGAAAACCGCCGAACGCATGGTGCTGGAATTACGGGACAAACTCGATGGCCTCGCCGCTGCGCCGGCGCCCGCGCCTGCAACGCGAATGGAAGAGGACGTAGTTTCAGCGCTGGTCAACCTTGGATATCAGCGCGTGTCT
This window harbors:
- the ruvA gene encoding Holliday junction branch migration protein RuvA, translated to MIARLRGRILEKHPSHLILEAAGVGYEITISVASFSGLPAEGAEVSLYIHTHVREDTLALYGFLLREEKQLFERLIGVSGIGPKLAITVLSGIAADALVTALRGNDLTALTRIPGVGKKTAERMVLELRDKLDGLAAAPAPAPATRMEEDVVSALVNLGYQRVSAEQAVKRALEKAGNGASFEQVFRQTMGLMQK